A segment of the Calonectris borealis chromosome 2, bCalBor7.hap1.2, whole genome shotgun sequence genome:
ACGTCGCTGGATTAGGCTCCATCATCCAAAAAAACACGAGGCTGAACAAACTCTAGGAAGTCCCTTTGGGGACCTGTCCTACCGTTCCTTTAGCCCTGGAGCTTTGATAATTTTCAAATATCACAGGTTTTGCCTAAATGTTCAATACTGAGAGGAAAGCGCGCCCTCCGGCACCTCCTCACCAGTGAAACGCTATTCGGTGTTTGCAGCAAGGAAGCAGAGGGGCTGTTGCCGAGCTGTCCAAAGCATCTCCCTCTCTTCTGCCCCCGCCAGCTCCTCTCGCCCACATCAATAAAACGGGTGAGCCCTCACCATTGCTTGCGAAACActccagaagagaaagagaagctaCACAAGGAGCTCTCCAGTCATCCCAGCGCACTTTGCCACACGGCTGCTCCCAAACGATGCTCCCTCATCACACGCCGGCTTCCTCGGCCACCACTGGAAGTCCCCACGTAACATTCGGATGCCAGCACGGACTCTGTCCATGCGTTTCGCAGCTTCCCCTCCTCCGTGATCCGGCTGTGCCAACAAGAACCGCTCCGGACGCACAGGTCCCGGTCCCTGCAGATCCCAGCCTGGACGCTCACATCCCAGCTAAAGGGAAAAGagctttcctctcttcccccctcaaAATTTCATCCGCCCTTTAGCAGGCACCGATAGGAAAAGGGGAATTTAGAGCTGCCCAAATCACTTACAATCATTTCATTCAACCCCAGACAAACTGGGAAGGGGTAAGAGGAATGGGCAGAGCgctggctggcagcaggctcCAACGCATCCTTACCTTCTCCTTTTACTCCCTTTCCGCCAAGATATAAAGTCCAGCTCCTCGCAGCAGCGACAGGCTCGCAATACGAGCGAGCCGGCAGAAAGCTGGGCTATTTGTGAGCTGTCTAAAGCCTTAATTACCAAGCCGCAATTTTAAGATGGCCAATGAAAACCGCTCGCTGGTCTTTAATCTCCTCTCGTGGTTTCTTCTCCGCTCCCTCCTCTCCCGGCTGCCGAAGCTGCAGTCAAACCCTGCCAACGGGTGCTGGCACGCGCCGTCTCTGCACGTCACCAACGTAAACGCACACGGGGAAGAGCTGCGATCTGTGGGTCAGAGGGAGGTGTGGTACCTCCCGGCTGAGACCACCGGCTCGTTCAggcctcaggaggtctccagcccACCCTCCTTCTCAAACGGAGGGTGTCTTTAGCCGGTGGTCAAGCGGTGATGCCCACAGACACCAAGAACGGATGGGCTCTTCGACACCATCGACGCACATAAAACCCAGGCTATAAAAGCTGCTACACACCCAACAGTTGTGCGGTTGAGGCAACTCTTCTAGCAAATCGCTCAGTCTTGGTTTTAGCCAGGATTTCACCTTCCGCAGACAACGCTCTGCTTCTTTAGGACTGAAGCCTGCACGGCTGTTGCCTCCAGCCACTGCTTCGCCTCAGGTCAATGATTAGGCTACTTATCCACCAGGAAAGCAACAGGGAAACTCCTTCTCCACGCAGATCCGAACCCGAGCCTCCAAACAGCACGTCCCAGCACCCCCACGGTGGGACCCTGCAGGGTCTGTGCTGCCCTGTCTGTCTGCTGGTGCCGGCGGTGCTTTTCTGCCTGAAAAAGCATTGGTGGGGCGCCAGGGGAAGATGGAGACGCTCTCCTTTACcttattcccttttttccccccaaaatactcAGAATTAAAGTGAGAAAACACACACAGGTTGCAATCGCGGGTCTCACTTCTTTGGGAAATGGgctaaaaataaaccaagagaCTTGCAGGTGCTTCCTATTGCCTCCCTCCAAATCCCTTCTCTTTTGCTGGGAGATctgcagaggaaaacaagacgtaatttagaggggaaaaaaaaggtatttccactGCCAGATGAAGGGGCTGGGCCCTCGTGGGCGGCAGACGACAAACACGCGGCTGGCAAACTGGGAATCTGTGCCAGCCCAGAGCAAAAACAGCTCCCACGGAGCATTTTCGGAAGGCGCCCACCACCCGGCACGGTGCGGGATTTTGGGGGCAGCTGCTCGGGGACGGAGAGGCGCAGGACGAAGACGTCCTGGGAGGGTGAACAGAAGAGACGATCTCTGCTTCGAGACGTGGGAGCGGGCGCCCTCTCCTCCACCGTCAGATTTGGTTAAACACATGCCCTGACCCCGAGAAACCGCTCATAACGACGAGCCGGTCTGCACATCGATGTTACTGCCCTCACCGGGCTTCTCTGCTTCCCCGGCCCCATCAAACACGGCTCCCCTCCCTCCGGCAGCCTGAAGCCCTCAAAAACCACAAGTAAAGCACCAAAAAAGCCTGAGAAACCAGATCTGGCAGATATGGGGCTTTTTAAATCTCGTTTGGCATCTGCGCATCACATTTTCAAGCTCTTTGCAGCTGTAACATTACAGGTACATATTTATTTTGAGCAGAAGcttaatttttcccccctttgctcAGATTTGGGCATTTTCAGAGCAGCCGATCTGCAAATATCTAGCACAGAGGGTCTCTCACCTCCACTGGGTTACTCCTAAAATGGTTTTGGATCCAGCCTAACCACCACACATCACCAAAACCACAGCGGGCTGGAGTCGatcagcaggagagcagcacGGCTATTTAATAAAGATCCTCGTATCTGGGGAGGTGCCACCCCTGGGGCCGAGGACAAACGGCCACGTAGACCCCGCTGGGCTGCAAAAAGGTGGTCACCGAAGGAGGACACAAGAGGTTATCACTAGGGCGAGGAACGTTTCTCTGTCTGCTCCCACCTGCTAAACTTGCCCTGGATTTTAACTGGGAGGTGGCAACGCAACCAGTAAAGCAAAGGACAGACATCACAAGAGTTAAACGAAATTAATGCTGATTAGCAGAGAGGCTTTACAGAGAAGGTAAAGCCCCCTTAACAAAGTAGAAAAGAAGATTAAAGGACAGTTTCCCTGGAGCCCCAAGAAAGGTCTCCTGGATTAGGATTATGATCCCAATCCCTATTTTTAGCAGGTTGGTTATAAAGCCGCCACTCCCACCTTTCTAAGTTTTGGAACGCTTTCTGAAAACCCGGCCCAGTTACAGTAACACAATAAAGTTTAACATTATCTGAGAGCAGGCAAACGCTCGGCGTCTCGATGTCGGCGAGGAGGACGTCCACTCGGCCGGTCAGATGGCACCGGCGGCTCCAACGGCCGCAGCCCTGGACCCGCGCTCGTTCAGTCGGGGAACGGGTGGGTGAAAGCTCCAGGGCTTCCTTTGGAGTTTCCCAGCATGAAGAGATCGTGGCGGACAGCTGGGCTCAGAGGACCTGCCCCGACAGCCAGGGAGTTATTTGCAGTACTGGAACAGGAGCAGAGCATCCCCACCGCGGTACCCAGAGCTGGTGGGACCACTCAGCCACCTTCTTCCTGGAAACAATTATCTACAAAGTGCTAATGAGTCCCTCCTCCGCTGGCTGCACTGACCGGCATTGCTCACTTGCAATGATGCAGCAGGAGGAACAAGAACCGCTTGCTCAAGGTCACTGCAGAAACCACCTAGGACCAGGCCACAGATGAGGCCGCTCCAAGACCTCGTCCTACCACAAAACTGGACCAGTTTAACCAACCAACTGGTTTGAGCCACTTTACCCAGCTGGGTAAATGCCTACCGAGGTGAAGCTCAGACAGGTGTGGTTTTGCCACCCGTTTCCCCTCACGTACGCTGTGTTTCACCACACAGAGCTTTATTTTTGGATACCTGAGGGGTGCTTACCCCAAAACCCCTGTCGTACCTCACCGTCTCGCATGGCGCCCACCCAAACCCAACCGATTCAGGGTGCAAAACCCCCCTTTGGCTTCTCGAACCGGGCAGGGGGCGGACGGGGACATCTCAGAGCCACTCCCCAGCAGCACAGTCATGGAGAGCCGGTGTGgctgcagggacggggacagcccGGCAGGGTTCaagccctctcccaccccccgCACCCACGGCCGTCCTGCGTGGACAGAGCAGCACCACATGAGGGGTGATGGGGGAGCTCAGCATCCCTGAGGGACAGCCCTCCCTCAGCCAGGAGGCGGGAGCAGCACCCCGGGGCCGGCTGGGCCCCCCCCTCAGCCGAGGGGCCCGGCCGGGACCCTTCTCCCCTCAGCCGAGGGCACCGGCCGGGACCCTTCTCCCCTCAGCCGAGGGCaccggccgggaccccccctcccctcagccgaGGGCaccggccgggaccccccctcccctcagccgaGGGCaccggccgggaccccccctcccctcagccgaGGGCaccggccgggaccccccctcccctcagccgaGGGCaccggccgggaccccccctcccctcagccgaGGGCaccggccgggaccccccctcccctcagccgaGGGCaccggccgggaccccccctcccctcagccgaGGGCACCGGCCGGGACTCCCCTCCCCTCAGCCGAGGGGCCCGGCCGGGACCCCCTCTCAGCCGAGGACCCCGGCTTCCCCCCAGCCGGGACGGGCccccccgggcgggcgggagcTCGGCACCCCCAtggcggcccccccgccccgctcacccGCCGCCCGGGCGATGGCTCCGCGCAGCCGCCGCCAGCTcatggggggggatggggaggggggtccggtcccggcagcccccgcgcccccgccgccgccacgcgCCCTGACGTCAGGcgtggggaggggcggggggaagaggagCGCCGCGCGGCGGAGGGTGCGGTCACGTGagaggagggcggcggggcagaccaccggggcgggccgggcggggggggagcggtcAGGGAGGGGGGCGCTAGGACCGAGCAGTATCGGGAGGGGGGAACGGCGGTCCTGGGGGGCGCCTGGGGCTGAACCATGATGGCGGATGGGGGGGGGTCAGCTCCGGGCCGGGCCATGATGATGGGGGGGGCGCGTTGGGCCGAACCACTGCGCGGTGGGGAGAGCCGccgtgggggggggagggggcaccctGGGCTGAACCATTGTGGTGCGGCGGGGGGCGCTGTCTTGGGCCGAACCACGATGGGAGGGGGCATCGTGGGGCTGAAccacggcggggcggggggaagccgTGATTGGGCTGAACcatggcgggggtggggggagtcaTGGTAGGGCTGAaccatggcggggcggggggggccatGATTGGGCTGAaccatggcggggcggggggagccgtgATTGGGCTGAaccatggcggggcggggggagtcATGGTAGGGCTGAACCATGGCGAGGCGGGGGGGGCCATGATTGGGCTGAaccatggcggggcgggggggagccgtGATTGGGCTGAaccatggcggggcggggggagccgtgATTGGGCTGAaccatggcggggcggggggagccgtgATTGGGCTGAACcatggcgggggtggggggagtcaTGGTAGGGCTGAaccatggcggggcggggggagccatGATTGGGCTGAACcatggcgggggtggggggagccatGATTGGGCCGaaccatggcggcggcggggggagctaCGGTGGGGCCGAACCGTGGCATGGGGAGCCACGGTGGGGCTGCTACATGACGGggggaggggacctgggggcCGCACTGTGGCGGGGGCACGCAGCTGCCACCCCCCGTCCGCCCCAGGAGAGCTCCGTctcccccagggtgtccccaggagccTGCCTCGTCTCCCGCTCCAGGGGGCCTACGTGGAGGATCCGGCCTCGCTCACCGGGACCGGGATGGCGGCCGCGAGCCGGGCGCTGAGGTGAGCATGGCGGTAACCCCCGGGGAGAGCGGCTGGGCTTGGTGAGGTGATGGAGGCTGGCGTCCTCCATCGTTTAACCCGCCGCGCTGCCCTCTCGCAGCCCTGACTGACTCGCGGTTCCCCTCTGCCTTCCCGCCAGCGCCCTGCGCCTCGACGCCGTCCCCAGGCTGCTGCCGCCCATCGTCGCCTCCAGCCGCAGCAACTCCAACCGCGCCTCCGTCTCCCACCTCCACAGGCAGCTCTACGGCCGCCTCTACCCCGTCCTCCTGGTCAAGACCGACGGCTCCACCGTCCGCCTTCGCTACAGGGAGCCGAAGCGCATCCTCATGGTAAGGtgggaggccggggcggggggcaggcggggggcgaGGCGAGGTGCCGGGGGGGCTTCACGCCGTCCCCCCCCGCAGCTGCCCCTGGACAGCAGCACGCTGCCCGAGGCGGAGCGCAAGGCCCGGCTGCGGCGGCAGTTCCCCAGCAAACCGAAGGCCGGGACGGAGGAGACCTTTGAGAGCATCGACCTGGGCACCTACAAGCGGTTCTGGAAGAAGTGAGGCTccgaaataaaatgtaaataaaatgaaataaaataaaaagccgGGAAACGAGGCGTCGCGGTGCAGTTTTGTGGGGGGTTTGCCTCGGTTCGTGGCTGGGGTGGAGCTCCccctgtcccgtccccccccctcTCGGCGGCGCGGTGGTATCGTCCGCTTCACAAACacgaacgccccccccccccccccccggccgctgAGCACGGTGGtagcggccggggcggggcgggagcgcgcGCGGGCCCCGCGGCCCGGAGCGGCGCGCGAGGTGcgtgcgggggggagggggcagctggggcggggggggggggggcgtgtgtgGCCCCGCGCTCCGCAGCCgtcttcccttcccccccgcgGGGTGCCGGGTGTGCACCCCCGGCGTGCGGTGACCCCCCGGGCCGTGGACACCCCCCCGCAAGGCCGCGCAATCCCCCCCGGGCCATGCATCCCCccccgggctgtgcacccccccTGGGCCgtgtaaccccccccccccccaagaccgTGCAACCCCCCCCCAAGGCCGTGCGAACCCCCCCAAGACCGTGCAACCCCCCCGTGCCGTGCAACCCCCCCCAAGGCCGTGCGAACCCCCCCATGGCCGTGCAATCCCCCTCGGGCCATGCATCCCCGCCCCAAGGCTGTGGACCCCCCCCCACGACCGTGcaaccccccccccgggctgtgcAAACCCTCCCCCGGGCCGTGTAACCCCCCCCCAagccgtgcccccccccgcctctggcTTGTGTGCCCCCCCTTGCAGGCCCTGCACCAGCGGGGGGCTTTGGTTACCCCACCAGCTCCGGGGGGGCCACATTTGCTTCCCCCCACCTCCaagagaccccccccccccccgggtttcACGGAGGGGTTGGCAGGGGCAAACCCGGGTCTGATCCCCCCTCACAGGtcaccaaacccccccccccccaaactccccacaACCGGGGGGGTCGGGCGCCATGTTCGGCTCATCCCgagggggggtccgggggggccagGACCAGTTCAACTGGGAGGACGTCAAGACGGACAAACAGCGTGAAAACTACCTGGGTAAGGGCTGCTCttggccaaaaaaacccccccatccccatcctccctgtccccccgacatggttttggggtgcagatgGAGGTTTTGGGGTGTGAGGactatttttttttggggggggggggtgggggtctggctcCCCACAGGGAACTCCCTGATGGCACCGGTGGGTCGGTGGCAGAAGGGGAAGGACCTGACCTGGTACGCCAAGGGCAAGAAGGAGACCACCACCCCCCTGTCCCGCGAGGAGGAGCTGGCCGCCGTCCGCCTGGCCGAGCAGGAGGCCATGATGGCGGCCCTGTGAGtccacaaccccccccccccccaaaataaaacgGGGTGCAAGGCACCCAcccccccctccatcacctgctTTTGCCTTTGTAGGGGCTACAAGAACGTGAAGAGGCAGCCCACCGCGCTCAGCAAGGAGGTGAGGGCTCCGCGCgtccccccctgtgtccccccctctattttttgtttttttggggtcaCAGAggatgctccccccccccccaggacttGGCCGAGGTCTGCAAGCGGGACGGCGCCGAGCGGGACGAGAAGGACGTGGATCGGGTGGTGGGCTTGGGCAGCTCCAGGTatggtgttgggggggggggtgtcccacaGCAAAACGCCTCGTTTCAGGGCTATGAcatcatt
Coding sequences within it:
- the MRPL55 gene encoding large ribosomal subunit protein mL55 isoform X2, which codes for MAPRSRRQLMGGDGEGGPVPAAPAPPPPPRALTSGVGRGGGKRSAARRRGAYVEDPASLTGTGMAAASRALSALRLDAVPRLLPPIVASSRSNSNRASVSHLHRQLYGRLYPVLLVKTDGSTVRLRYREPKRILMLPLDSSTLPEAERKARLRRQFPSKPKAGTEETFESIDLGTYKRFWKK
- the MRPL55 gene encoding large ribosomal subunit protein mL55 isoform X1 — encoded protein: MAGVGGVMVGLNHGGAGGAMIGLNHGGGGGSHDWAEPWRRRGELRWGRTVAWGATVGLLHDGGRGPGGRTVAGARSCHPPSAPGELRLPQGVPRSLPRLPLQGAYVEDPASLTGTGMAAASRALSALRLDAVPRLLPPIVASSRSNSNRASVSHLHRQLYGRLYPVLLVKTDGSTVRLRYREPKRILMLPLDSSTLPEAERKARLRRQFPSKPKAGTEETFESIDLGTYKRFWKK
- the MRPL55 gene encoding large ribosomal subunit protein mL55 isoform X3, with the protein product MAAASRALSALRLDAVPRLLPPIVASSRSNSNRASVSHLHRQLYGRLYPVLLVKTDGSTVRLRYREPKRILMLPLDSSTLPEAERKARLRRQFPSKPKAGTEETFESIDLGTYKRFWKK